A window of candidate division KSB1 bacterium contains these coding sequences:
- a CDS encoding translation initiation factor IF-3, protein MKEGELRINEQIKVPKIRLIDPSGKQLGVVGIEQGLRLAEDTGLDLVEVAAKADPPVCRVMDFGKYKYELTKKEKDQRKKQHVIHKKEIRLRPKTDDHDLMHKIKHARKFLEEGNRLKITIMFRGRELVYKEFGYTILNRVQEELADLAKIDKGPIEEGRNLVLFLAKK, encoded by the coding sequence ATCAAAGAAGGTGAACTAAGAATAAACGAACAAATAAAAGTTCCAAAAATCCGACTTATTGACCCATCGGGGAAACAATTAGGTGTTGTAGGAATAGAACAAGGATTACGATTAGCTGAGGATACAGGTCTTGACCTGGTAGAAGTAGCAGCTAAGGCTGATCCGCCGGTTTGCAGAGTAATGGATTTTGGTAAGTACAAATATGAGCTTACCAAGAAAGAAAAAGATCAAAGGAAAAAGCAACATGTCATTCATAAAAAGGAAATTAGACTACGACCAAAGACTGATGATCATGATTTAATGCACAAAATTAAACATGCTCGAAAATTCTTAGAAGAAGGTAACCGTCTGAAAATTACAATAATGTTTCGAGGAAGAGAGTTGGTTTACAAGGAATTTGGGTACACAATATTAAATCGAGTTCAGGAAGAGCTTGCGGATTTGGCCAAAATCGACAAAGGACCAATCGAAGAAGGCCGGAACTTGGTTCTTTTTTTAGCAAAGAAATGA
- the rpmI gene encoding 50S ribosomal protein L35 translates to MPKMKSNRGARKRFHLTGSGKVKRSKSCKSHILTKKTTKRKRNLRKGGYIAEQDNPRVKRMIGV, encoded by the coding sequence ATGCCAAAAATGAAATCAAACCGTGGAGCACGCAAGAGATTCCACTTAACCGGTTCAGGAAAAGTGAAGCGTTCAAAGTCGTGTAAAAGTCATATTCTAACCAAGAAAACAACTAAAAGAAAAAGAAATCTGCGCAAAGGTGGTTATATTGCCGAGCAAGATAATCCTAGAGTTAAACGAATGATAGGTGTGTAA
- the rplT gene encoding 50S ribosomal protein L20: protein MSRSTNNVASRRRRKRILKKAKGYWGRRKNIFRTAKLAVEKGWLYAYRDRRARKRNFRRLWITRINAAARLNGLSYSRLMNGLKIKQIEIDRKILAELAVNDPTTFSEIVALVK, encoded by the coding sequence ATGTCCAGATCAACAAATAATGTAGCATCCCGTCGGAGAAGAAAAAGAATTTTAAAAAAGGCCAAGGGATATTGGGGAAGGCGAAAAAATATTTTTAGAACTGCAAAATTAGCAGTTGAAAAAGGATGGCTGTATGCATATCGTGATCGAAGAGCAAGGAAGCGGAATTTCAGAAGGCTTTGGATTACACGGATCAATGCCGCAGCGAGGCTTAACGGGCTGTCCTATTCCAGGCTAATGAATGGTTTAAAAATCAAACAAATTGAAATAGATCGAAAAATTTTGGCGGAATTAGCTGTAAATGACCCTACTACGTTTTCCGAAATTGTAGCGCTGGTTAAGTGA
- the pheS gene encoding phenylalanine--tRNA ligase subunit alpha has translation MSETLIDDHVDKLQELRSEFFSEIKDCDNSKKLEQLRIKYLSKKGLLQKYFFLLGSISQDIRPRFGKELNLLRNDLTRIIQEETDKFKEVVKRKEGVDVSLPGFRKRYGKKHPLTQTFDEIKSIFTSMGFSIEEGPEIESDYYNFEALNIPEGHPARDMQDTFYLENGWLLRTHTSPVQIRVMQSQYPPIRMIAPGRCYRKDTPDASHSPFFHQCEGLVVGTNITFADLKGVISAFAKKMFGPEIKIRFRPSYFPFTEPSAEYDFTCVICKGQGCKTCKGSGWLEISGSGMVDPEVFKAVGYDPEKYTGFAWGMGVERIAMLKYGIKDIRYFYDNDIRFLTQF, from the coding sequence ATGTCGGAAACTCTTATTGATGATCATGTTGATAAACTACAAGAACTGAGGAGTGAATTCTTTTCCGAGATCAAAGATTGTGATAATTCAAAGAAATTAGAACAACTCCGCATTAAATACCTTAGCAAAAAGGGATTATTGCAAAAATATTTTTTCCTCCTTGGAAGCATATCACAGGATATTCGACCTCGATTTGGTAAAGAGCTTAATCTTTTACGAAATGATCTTACTCGAATCATCCAGGAGGAAACCGATAAATTCAAAGAAGTTGTAAAGCGAAAAGAGGGCGTAGATGTTTCACTGCCAGGTTTTCGGAAGCGGTATGGTAAAAAGCACCCTTTAACACAAACTTTTGATGAAATAAAATCTATTTTTACATCAATGGGTTTTTCAATCGAAGAAGGCCCGGAAATCGAATCGGATTACTATAATTTTGAAGCATTAAACATTCCTGAAGGTCATCCGGCGAGAGATATGCAGGATACATTCTATCTTGAAAACGGATGGCTTCTTCGTACACACACTTCCCCTGTACAAATCAGGGTGATGCAATCTCAATATCCGCCAATTAGAATGATTGCTCCGGGTAGATGCTATCGCAAAGATACTCCAGATGCCAGTCATTCTCCATTCTTTCATCAATGCGAAGGATTAGTAGTCGGCACAAATATAACATTCGCCGATTTAAAAGGGGTTATCTCCGCATTTGCTAAAAAAATGTTTGGCCCGGAAATTAAGATTAGGTTTCGGCCCAGCTATTTTCCATTTACCGAACCAAGCGCCGAATATGATTTTACCTGTGTAATTTGCAAAGGACAAGGTTGCAAGACGTGCAAAGGATCGGGATGGTTGGAAATTAGTGGCTCCGGTATGGTGGATCCGGAAGTATTCAAAGCTGTTGGTTATGATCCGGAGAAATATACCGGTTTTGCCTGGGGTATGGGCGTTGAGCGGATTGCAATGTTAAAATATGGAATCAAGGATATTCGTTATTTTTATGATAATGATATCAGGTTTCTCACCCAATTTTAA